A segment of the Chlorocebus sabaeus isolate Y175 chromosome 15, mChlSab1.0.hap1, whole genome shotgun sequence genome:
ACTTGGAAAAGAGTCCATGCCAATCCCTTGCCCACCCTCCACTTCCTGTCCACTTGCTCTACTACTCTAAGCCTGAAGTTCGAAGGACAATTTCATTAACTTCCCTAAAATACAGCAGACTTTTAAGGAGGAACCATGTCAAAGGGTATACAGTAACCTCTTTGTTCCCTCACCTTCTACCTAAAAGGTTTGTCCTGACTCTAGAAAAGTCTACCATCTGCTACCCCACACATCCCAAGACAGAGAAATAGCTCACAAAAGGGAATTCTAGAGCTATGGCACAATTTACTCCCTGCAAATGAATCTCCCTGACTTAATTATCCATGATATATAACTGACTTCTCTAAGTTCCTTTGTTAGGAAGAAGCCTTTTTTTACAAAATGTGTAAAGCTAATGAAGAATCACTGCTCTACCACTCACTATGTAGTTTTAGCGAAATTACTTAACTATACTAAGCTGGCTTTtccttctgaaaaacaaaaacagaagaaaaaaaaaaaagtagaactaaACTAGCTTTACTGTATCTTCCAATTCCAACATTCTCTAGGCATTCAAGAAATAATACTGTTTTTTTAAACTTAGCACATATATCCTCTATGGAAGTGTAAGAAAGCGTgaaattatttaaatcttttcaTAATGATATATAAAGCTCAAGAATTATAAAAGGTGGCATTTATAGGTATGTGTCATATCTTGGAATTTTAGCCAtttcaattacatttaaaataattattagaacCTGTTCCTGACTCAGACTTCTGCTGACACAGTCAGTTAAGGCATGATTCTTTGATTTATAAATTCTTAATCACCAAAAGATTATCAGCATATAGTGAAATAAGGCTTAGAGTAACTACAGAATCTGTAAGCCaaccaaaaataatttatattgtgttacatttgaaaatgttttcttaagaGTCCAAAGTACTAACTAGCATTTATGATTTATCTTCACGGTGTATCTTCAGGGCTTATCTTATTTTGCTAATGGCAATGCATTAGTGGCATATTCTACGAACTGCAACATGGCATAAGTAGAGTAAGTACTTTGAAATAACCTTCcattaaatataaaagatttgGCTTACAAATTCCATTTTTTCCCAGATTTTTTCTCTTGAGACCAATACAACCTCCACATACTGGGTAGAGATAAAGTTAATTGGCCCTCCCAGAAAGATTCCAGCTAAGTTAAGCAGCCACATTTAAATATACACTCACTACCCCATTACTTAAGACTTCACTGAAGCACAAGGTCTTGATTTTTAGTCTGGTTCCCTCATAGTTCAGTCAGACTCTGTGAGGCAGATGGGAAAGAAACTATTCTTTCCTTTAGTATCTATTGTTGCTTCAATACTAGCAACAAGGGGACTGTGCTGCCAGGTTAGCAGAATCTCATCAGGAAACTACAATCCCAGCAGAAATCAACTCAACTTTATAAATCTGCATATAACAGTACTAATTTGAATAAtactgagtcaaaaaaaaaaaaaaaaaaaaaacacttttcgttcaaaaaaaacacatttgaaaaggaAATCTTCGGCACTACCACGAAATCCATTACAGCTAAATTTCaaaagtgagagagaagaaataaggTACAAACATCAAGGATTTCTTCATATCTTTTGGCTGTTCGTTTTAGATCATCATCTTTCTCGgcaatttttttaagtaactgATTTGTCTCTTCTTGATGGCTTTCTAAAagttcagcctccacctcctgggccttatctaataaataaaaatggacacaGGCAAGAAAACACATTAGTCAAGAGTTAATATTTACATCTCAGTTTCAGTAACAATTCTCATTCCAATTAATTTtgatgatatttaattttatataagcaTTATAAGATGTTTAAAGAGACATCTAACTCAACAGTGATCAAACGTTTCCTTTCCCTGAGCAAAAGTGTCTTTACAAGGTAATTATTTAGCTAATATTTTCCGATTGTTTTACCTGCTCCCCCTCTCCTTAAGGTAAGTCATTGCCAGGCAGGGCAGGTTCCCAATAGAGAACGTTATTGGGCAAAGATTATTTCTTCTCCAGTTTAATGACTTAATGCACTTACCACAAAGTGCAGAAACAATAAGCTTAAATTATAGCCTCTGCTGATGTAATTGTTCCTTCTGGAACTTAAACTTTTACttactgatagtttcttttatgGTCATTTCCAGCTCTTGCTCCTTTTGTGCCAGCTGCGTATTAAACTCCCTCATCAGCTGTTTTAATGTGGAATTGTGCTTCAGTTCAAGATCTTCCTGCTCCTGTCTGAGGAACAAAAATTTACAGTTAACTGTGGCCACACAAAGAACAAGCTGCAAGGAACTACCTGGTCTTCAAAACAGTGCATTGAGTTCACTGtatgaaaacatttttgagagacagagagagtgagtgTGTTGTGTGTCCAGGTACAGAAAACACTTCTGGAAGGACACATCAACTATGATTACCTCTAAGGGAGTGGGCCTAGGGACCacagaatttttgttttccattttaattacttttcaaaACACATCTATGTTATATAATAATACTGCTAATACTAAAAACAATGAAacgaaaagaaaataattacttggATATGTCCCTAATAACCAGAATCTTGTACACAAGAAAAGGTTTTTCTCCCCTAAATGGACATGGAATAACACTGTCACTTGCCCTAAATTGTTTTTACTTCTCCTCATATTTAACATACTGGATTTATGTTTAATACTTTGGGTTGGTGAAACTTacccaaataatttaaaataactgtattaggcacacacatacaaaaaaggaGACTTCATTAAGGACTGCCATAAAAATATTCAAGCTGATATAAAACTTACttgattttctcttccctttcttgttCATATTCTTTCTTTAGTATTTCCAATTCTTGCTGATGTTCCTTTCTCAACATTCGAAGGTCTTTCTGCAGTCTAATAACCTCTTTGCCCAGTTTCTGTTTCTCCTGTTCTGCCCCTGCTAATTTAAACTCCAGGTCATTGTGCTGGGCTTCCATGTTACTAAGCAATTTGGGTTGGACCAAATGTGATTTGGACTTTTCGTCAGTGTTTTCTTCCAAAAGTTCTGTGGGTTTATTTTTTCCATCCATCTGTTGTAAAGCctgtaatttttcatattttgaggTCAACGCTTCCATTTCAACTCTATGTACTTGTTTCTGTCTTACTAAGCAGGAATCCAGCTCTTTTATCTTTTGCTCCAAGATTTGACAGGTTAGTTCCTTCTCCTGGAGGATTTTCTGGACATCGTCAAACACATTTTCCAAGTTTTGCTTTGCCTGTATGTTATTTTTACCTTCTTCTTCCACATGCTGGGATACTATCAAggaatatttcttgtttttttcttcaagttcTTCTTGAAGATGACCTATCATAACTTGATCTTCATGTTGCTTTGCCTCAGCATGTTCTAGCTTTATTAAGAGCTCCTGGTATTTGCACTGCATTTCAGAATGAGAAGAAATGGTCTCTTCTTTTTCCTGCCCTACCCTCGgcaatagcttttctttttcagttaaatttctttgtaaaacactgattttttcttcatgtgtctTCTGTATACAGCCTTGGGAATCTGCTTCTTCTTGTTCAGTACATGCTGCCACATTTTTTGCTGATCTGGGTACAATTAATGTTTCTGATTGTGAACTTTCCACTGACTTAAGTTTTTCTTCCAAGATGTgaacttccctttctctttcctgcaATTTTGTATTTAACTCACTCAAATggctttctgtatcttttttatactgctcttctttctcttccatttgAGATAACAACTGCTTCCTAATGGCAGCAATTTtttgttcagcttttttcttCAACTCTGCTAATTTTGCAGCACTTTCTGACTCAAGCCTATCTTCCAATGCCTTTAACTCCTCCTCTTTGCTTTTCACACTTAAATTCACATgttctaattctttcttcttagtTTCAAGTTCAGCTTTCATGGAATAAACTTGGTTTTCAAGTGTTAAGATTTTTTCTTCAGCTTCTTTAACCCTGTTGTCCTTTTCCTCTCCTAACTCTTGAAAATGTTGAAGTTTCTGAACCAATTCTTTGTGTTCAATATCCTTTTGTTGATTGTAATTTTTAAGAACTTCATTTAAGGACTCTATTTCAATCATTTTCTGGGTAATATGGTCCTCTAATTCCATAATTCTTGCTGTTTGAGTCTTTAACTCTGTTTCTAAACTACactcctttttctccatcttgCTCTTCTTGTCTTCCATTTCACCCCTTAAACAAtcaaatcttttattttgttgatcaaGGTCTTCCTTCAATAAATTTATCTTCTCATCCTTTTCATGAGCTTCCTTTGATTTTAACTCAAGCTGAATCTGCAATTCTTTAATAGTGTTTTGATGCTGTGTAAATCTTGACTGCGCTTTCTTCTTCCATTCTGAGAATTTATTGGACCAGTGATCTACCTGCTCAAGAGCAGAAATTTTCTCTTTACTCAGAGTATCAACTTTTAAAGATAAATCTTGCACCTGATCCAGCaattcatgtttttcttcatcATATTGCTTTCTTAGTGATGAAATGGCTGCTTCTTTTTCGGATAGGCTGATACTATTTTGAAGCTGAACATTCAAATCAGTTAGTTGTTTACTAAGACTGctaatctcaatttttttttctttaagctcttCTTTCATCAATGTGACAGCATTGATGTTTTCAGATAACTCTTTCTTCAACTGTGTTATACAAGACTCCTTTTCAGAAGCAGCCTGTTGCTGATTGCCTCCTTCCTTCTGTAAGGCTTCTTTTTCTGTTACAAGACTTTCAATATCAGCCTTCATGCtcttaatttgattttctttttcttctaactgATAAGTAGCCtgttgaaaagaaatatttagtgCATTCTGTTCCTCTGTCAACTGTCTAAGCTGTGCTTCTAATTCAGAAACTGTGCAAGTTTTAATTAACAGTGCCTCCTTAACTTTAGTTGTATGGTGCTGACAATGAGAAATCCTAGAGAGAATGGCATTAGTTTTACTACTACTAATGTTGATTAGCTCATTTGTTTTAGCTTCTAATAAGGCTTCGGTTTTCTTACAGCAAATATCTAGCTGAATCGCTAGTTCCTCAGACAGTTTTTTAAATTCCAAGCTCTTGTCCTCTAGGCTTTTGTTACTGCTTTCATGTGAAGATTTCAAACTCTGGAATTCTTCATCTGTGGTTTTCAACTTGCTTGTCAACTCAGAAACCTTCTGCTTATCTTCTTCTGCCAGCATCTTCAGTTCAACTAGCTGCTCTTGAAGAAAAGTATTTTCCTTCAGAGAATTATTCAAGTCAACCTCCAGCTTTTCAAGGTGGGCTTTCAGTTTAGTTTCATCTTGTGCAAGAGAATTCACATGGGCAGACTTCTGCTTTAACTGTTCCTGTAATTCATTTAATGTTGTATCCTGTTTAACACCTTCTTCCTTCAGCCATGTTATTTCCTTGTTCATCTCTTCTTTTTCACACCCAAATAGGAGGATCTTCTGTTTCAGTTCTGCTACCTCTTGTTCTTTTTCCTGTAATTGGATTTCATGTATTTCCTGAAGTTCTTCAGCTTGCTGATTAAGTTTCTTTTCCCAGATTGATATGACATCATTGAGTTCTCGTTGATGAACCTCCGTAAGACTTTCTATTTGTTCCTTTTGGTTTGTTTCCAGTCTTGACACTGCATCACTGATTCCAGCTGAGTTAGCCTGTGCCATTTCCAGCATTTTGGcattaaactgtttttctttctgactaAGTTCTAGAACAGTATTTTCAAGCTCTTTCTTAAGTTTGGCTTCCTGATccagtaattttttctttaacgtTTCTTGcatctcctttgctttctgcttaattttttccatctttttttcttggtttttaaatttggttTCATATTCCTCATTCAAAATATGAATACTGTCCTCCTTGGCTGACAATTTCTGTGTGAGtatctcaatttctttcttctgtccttctctcatttgtaaaatcgtattttccttttccaccaagaTTTGCTTTGTCTGTTCCTGTTCTCTGTTACTATCTTCAAGTTTGGACTCATAGACTTGGGTTAAAGATTTTACCTTTTGCTCCATTTCACTATTCTGTTTTTCAAGTTGCTGCATTAAGTCCTGCACCTGGATTTTGTGAGCATCTAACTCAGTacaaacatctttcttttgtgtttcaaCTTCAGCTACCTGTTTGGTAAGAAGAATTCTTTCTGTTTCCAAATCCAACAACTTCTGCTGCAATTGGGCCAACTGTTCCTCATATGCCTTTGTCTGCTCATGTGTGGCACTCTGGTAAGACTGAAAAACATCCAGCTTAGCAGATGCCTGCTGGAGTTCCCCTTCAGACCTTTTAATATCTGCCTCTAAATTTTCTACATGAGTCTGATGCTCTTTCAAATGCTTGTCCTTTTCCTTCAACAGAAGCTCAAGTTGATTAATTTGATCTTTTAATGCCTTCTCAGTCCCCTGGATAGATACCTCGTGTTCTTTAATGATACTGTCAACTTGCTGCTGGTGATGATTTTTCTGTTCATCCATCTTGGCCTCTAATTCCTGCTTCATTTTATCTGTTTGATCTTTCAGAACAGAAAGTTCCTCTTCTAGCTTCTGACGGGCTTTTAATACCTCTGACAGTTCAGAAGATAATGATTCTAGTTCTGTTTGTTTCACATCAAGCTTCTCTAAagtcttttcattcatttcttctatgTGGGCCTGGAAGAGAatctctttgtctttcaacaatgtttctttttcttgttcacaCCTTTCCCtaagtttttccatttctgtctgATATTGTTGCTTTAAGACTTGGAGTTTTTCAGTCCAAAGGGCATCCTGCTGACGCTTAAGGCCTTCCAATTCTGTCTTGTGTTTTTCAACCATGACTGTAATCTCCTTATTGTGCTTATTTTTTTCAGCTTCCAGATGAACAGCCAAATCTTTtgactgtattttgttttcttgtaagcTTTTTTCCAAAGAACTTTCCAATTCAAGAATTCTCTGTTAATTAAAAACAGatgcatttttattaaagtacGTACTTATCTATTAGCAATGATACACAGACATGATGTCTACCACCTACCTGAAGatcaaaatttacataaatagcTTAACATATCATACCAAACACTAGAAAGGACAAAGAATCTGTGCTCAATTACTAAAGGAATCAT
Coding sequences within it:
- the GOLGA4 gene encoding golgin subfamily A member 4 isoform X3 — its product is MFKKLKQKISEEQQQLQQALAPGQASSNSSTPTRTRSRTSSFTEQLDEGTPNRELLAGMIAEPAFLSEYTIFALDSSKHPKTQSDSVNASTHASKSPDSVNGSEPSIPQKLQLRVPSVESLFRSPIKESLFRSSSKESLVRTSSRESLNRLDLDSSTANFDPPSDMDSEAEDLVGNSDSLNKEQLIQRLRRMERSLSSYRGKYSELVTAYQMLQREKKKLQGILSQSQDKSLRRIAELREELQMDQQAKKHLQEEFDASLEEKDQYISVLQTQVSLLKQRLRNGPMNVDVLKPLPQLEPQAEFLTKEENPESDVEPVVEDGTSAKTLETLQQRVKRQENLLKRCKETIQSHKEQCTLLTSEKEALQEQLDERLQELEKIKDLHMAEKTKLITQLRDAKNLIEQLEQDKGMVIAETKRQMHETLEMKEEEIAQLRSRIKQMTTQGEELREQKEKSERAAFEELEKALSTAQKTEEARRKLKAEMDEQIKTIEKTSEEERISLQQELSRVKQEVVDVMKKSSEEQIAKLQKLHEKELARKEQELTKKLQTREREFQEQMKVALEKSQSEYLKISQEKEQQESLALEELELQKKAILTESENKLRDLQQEAETYRTRILELESSLEKSLQENKIQSKDLAVHLEAEKNKHNKEITVMVEKHKTELEGLKRQQDALWTEKLQVLKQQYQTEMEKLRERCEQEKETLLKDKEILFQAHIEEMNEKTLEKLDVKQTELESLSSELSEVLKARQKLEEELSVLKDQTDKMKQELEAKMDEQKNHHQQQVDSIIKEHEVSIQGTEKALKDQINQLELLLKEKDKHLKEHQTHVENLEADIKRSEGELQQASAKLDVFQSYQSATHEQTKAYEEQLAQLQQKLLDLETERILLTKQVAEVETQKKDVCTELDAHKIQVQDLMQQLEKQNSEMEQKVKSLTQVYESKLEDSNREQEQTKQILVEKENTILQMREGQKKEIEILTQKLSAKEDSIHILNEEYETKFKNQEKKMEKIKQKAKEMQETLKKKLLDQEAKLKKELENTVLELSQKEKQFNAKMLEMAQANSAGISDAVSRLETNQKEQIESLTEVHQRELNDVISIWEKKLNQQAEELQEIHEIQLQEKEQEVAELKQKILLFGCEKEEMNKEITWLKEEGVKQDTTLNELQEQLKQKSAHVNSLAQDETKLKAHLEKLEVDLNNSLKENTFLQEQLVELKMLAEEDKQKVSELTSKLKTTDEEFQSLKSSHESSNKSLEDKSLEFKKLSEELAIQLDICCKKTEALLEAKTNELINISSSKTNAILSRISHCQHHTTKVKEALLIKTCTVSELEAQLRQLTEEQNALNISFQQATYQLEEKENQIKSMKADIESLVTEKEALQKEGGNQQQAASEKESCITQLKKELSENINAVTLMKEELKEKKIEISSLSKQLTDLNVQLQNSISLSEKEAAISSLRKQYDEEKHELLDQVQDLSLKVDTLSKEKISALEQVDHWSNKFSEWKKKAQSRFTQHQNTIKELQIQLELKSKEAHEKDEKINLLKEDLDQQNKRFDCLRGEMEDKKSKMEKKECSLETELKTQTARIMELEDHITQKMIEIESLNEVLKNYNQQKDIEHKELVQKLQHFQELGEEKDNRVKEAEEKILTLENQVYSMKAELETKKKELEHVNLSVKSKEEELKALEDRLESESAAKLAELKKKAEQKIAAIRKQLLSQMEEKEEQYKKDTESHLSELNTKLQEREREVHILEEKLKSVESSQSETLIVPRSAKNVAACTEQEEADSQGCIQKTHEEKISVLQRNLTEKEKLLPRVGQEKEETISSHSEMQCKYQELLIKLEHAEAKQHEDQVMIGHLQEELEEKNKKYSLIVSQHVEEEGKNNIQAKQNLENVFDDVQKILQEKELTCQILEQKIKELDSCLVRQKQVHRVEMEALTSKYEKLQALQQMDGKNKPTELLEENTDEKSKSHLVQPKLLSNMEAQHNDLEFKLAGAEQEKQKLGKEVIRLQKDLRMLRKEHQQELEILKKEYEQEREEKIKQEQEDLELKHNSTLKQLMREFNTQLAQKEQELEMTIKETINKAQEVEAELLESHQEETNQLLKKIAEKDDDLKRTAKRYEEILDAREEEMTTKVMELQTQLEELQKKYQQKLEQEENPGNDNVTITELQTQLAQKTTLISDSKLKEQEFREQIHNLEDRLKKYEKNVYATTVGTPYKGGNLYHTDVSLFGEPTEFEYLRKVLFEYMMGRETKTMAKVITTVLKFPDDQTQKILEREDARLMFTSPRSGIF
- the GOLGA4 gene encoding golgin subfamily A member 4 isoform X1: MFKKLKQKISEEQQQLQQALAPGQASSNSSTPTRTRSRTSSFTEQLDEGTPNRELLAGMIAEPAFLSEYTIFALDSSKHPKTQSDSVNASTHASKSPDSVNGSEPSIPQSGDTQSFAQKLQLRVPSVESLFRSPIKESLFRSSSKESLVRTSSRESLNRLDLDSSTANFDPPSDMDSEAEDLVGNSDSLNKEQLIQRLRRMERSLSSYRGKYSELVTAYQMLQREKKKLQGILSQSQDKSLRRIAELREELQMDQQAKKHLQEEFDASLEEKDQYISVLQTQVSLLKQRLRNGPMNVDVLKPLPQLEPQAEFLTKEENPESDVEPVVEDGTSAKTLETLQQRVKRQENLLKRCKETIQSHKEQCTLLTSEKEALQEQLDERLQELEKIKDLHMAEKTKLITQLRDAKNLIEQLEQDKGMVIAETKRQMHETLEMKEEEIAQLRSRIKQMTTQGEELREQKEKSERAAFEELEKALSTAQKTEEARRKLKAEMDEQIKTIEKTSEEERISLQQELSRVKQEVVDVMKKSSEEQIAKLQKLHEKELARKEQELTKKLQTREREFQEQMKVALEKSQSEYLKISQEKEQQESLALEELELQKKAILTESENKLRDLQQEAETYRTRILELESSLEKSLQENKIQSKDLAVHLEAEKNKHNKEITVMVEKHKTELEGLKRQQDALWTEKLQVLKQQYQTEMEKLRERCEQEKETLLKDKEILFQAHIEEMNEKTLEKLDVKQTELESLSSELSEVLKARQKLEEELSVLKDQTDKMKQELEAKMDEQKNHHQQQVDSIIKEHEVSIQGTEKALKDQINQLELLLKEKDKHLKEHQTHVENLEADIKRSEGELQQASAKLDVFQSYQSATHEQTKAYEEQLAQLQQKLLDLETERILLTKQVAEVETQKKDVCTELDAHKIQVQDLMQQLEKQNSEMEQKVKSLTQVYESKLEDSNREQEQTKQILVEKENTILQMREGQKKEIEILTQKLSAKEDSIHILNEEYETKFKNQEKKMEKIKQKAKEMQETLKKKLLDQEAKLKKELENTVLELSQKEKQFNAKMLEMAQANSAGISDAVSRLETNQKEQIESLTEVHQRELNDVISIWEKKLNQQAEELQEIHEIQLQEKEQEVAELKQKILLFGCEKEEMNKEITWLKEEGVKQDTTLNELQEQLKQKSAHVNSLAQDETKLKAHLEKLEVDLNNSLKENTFLQEQLVELKMLAEEDKQKVSELTSKLKTTDEEFQSLKSSHESSNKSLEDKSLEFKKLSEELAIQLDICCKKTEALLEAKTNELINISSSKTNAILSRISHCQHHTTKVKEALLIKTCTVSELEAQLRQLTEEQNALNISFQQATYQLEEKENQIKSMKADIESLVTEKEALQKEGGNQQQAASEKESCITQLKKELSENINAVTLMKEELKEKKIEISSLSKQLTDLNVQLQNSISLSEKEAAISSLRKQYDEEKHELLDQVQDLSLKVDTLSKEKISALEQVDHWSNKFSEWKKKAQSRFTQHQNTIKELQIQLELKSKEAHEKDEKINLLKEDLDQQNKRFDCLRGEMEDKKSKMEKKECSLETELKTQTARIMELEDHITQKMIEIESLNEVLKNYNQQKDIEHKELVQKLQHFQELGEEKDNRVKEAEEKILTLENQVYSMKAELETKKKELEHVNLSVKSKEEELKALEDRLESESAAKLAELKKKAEQKIAAIRKQLLSQMEEKEEQYKKDTESHLSELNTKLQEREREVHILEEKLKSVESSQSETLIVPRSAKNVAACTEQEEADSQGCIQKTHEEKISVLQRNLTEKEKLLPRVGQEKEETISSHSEMQCKYQELLIKLEHAEAKQHEDQVMIGHLQEELEEKNKKYSLIVSQHVEEEGKNNIQAKQNLENVFDDVQKILQEKELTCQILEQKIKELDSCLVRQKQVHRVEMEALTSKYEKLQALQQMDGKNKPTELLEENTDEKSKSHLVQPKLLSNMEAQHNDLEFKLAGAEQEKQKLGKEVIRLQKDLRMLRKEHQQELEILKKEYEQEREEKIKQEQEDLELKHNSTLKQLMREFNTQLAQKEQELEMTIKETINKAQEVEAELLESHQEETNQLLKKIAEKDDDLKRTAKRYEEILDAREEEMTTKVMELQTQLEELQKKYQQKLEQEENPGNDNVTITELQTQLAQKTTLISDSKLKEQEFREQIHNLEDRLKKYEKNVYATTVGTPYKGGNLYHTDVSLFGEPTEFEYLRKVLFEYMMGRETKTMAKVITTVLKFPDDQTQKILEREDARLMFTSPRSGIF